In Pseudothermotoga hypogea DSM 11164 = NBRC 106472, the following are encoded in one genomic region:
- a CDS encoding HD domain-containing phosphohydrolase yields the protein MGEVTIRERIRFSKLTINLLAIAYYTFTFSLFFTKVNVILVASLLAFPVLHFAVSQGIRGALTAAITSSALVIVANRIFKRADLFQVGLAILVYFFFAVLVGRAKDLFDRQNRALRELEEKYKDLYEKFKSYLDLAPVVILGLDTNGKVVLANKKACELLGHEMDEIVGKNWFDNFLPDRIRDEVRDVFEKIKNGELKPVEVYENPIVNKKNEERLILWHNGYLKDENGHIQAIISAGLDVTEKRQLENELQEQLSVFKTLTDILEHLIKSDLNVKERATMIARACVELFGAHSAWVGYAAPDESVRVMGKYPEDDPSLKNIIARWDDSPYGRGAAGRSIKSGNLVLIEDTLTDSTYEVWRGKAKLFGIRTVAAFPLVNAKRVYGTLVVRSDKSGFFNEKRIQALQLLASAAASALENAQLFEDLQRSFEKLSTLQMIDKVILFSNDLTQVLREILDQVVRALNVDSAFLALYNTKDRKFEQVAKKGFKTNVLEETLNDLVAGFLDADGEKNLKERDLPNEPSRKKILQEEKFQWYHSTVLLLENRPLCCLFEVYRSDVFEPDREWLDFFTAIVNQIKIAIERILLLRDLQEANTKLLKAYDETIEALARAIDMRDAETYGHSERVANLTVQIAKAMGIEKEQLIHIRRGALLHDIGKLAIPDRILLKPGKLDEEEWKIMKMHPLYAQEMLSKIEYLKSALDIPLYHHERWDGNGYPFGLKGEEIPLSARIFAVVDVYDALTSDRPYRKAWTKQEAIEYIKNQSGRQFDPKVVEVFLKILEQGA from the coding sequence TTGGGAGAGGTCACGATCAGAGAGCGAATTAGATTTTCAAAATTGACGATAAATCTGCTGGCCATTGCTTACTATACTTTCACTTTCTCACTCTTCTTCACGAAAGTGAACGTTATCCTCGTGGCGAGTCTTCTTGCCTTTCCAGTGTTGCATTTCGCGGTGAGTCAAGGTATCAGAGGAGCATTAACAGCCGCGATTACAAGTTCAGCTCTTGTGATCGTTGCCAATCGAATCTTCAAAAGGGCCGATCTGTTTCAGGTGGGTCTGGCGATCTTGGTTTATTTTTTCTTTGCTGTGCTGGTGGGTCGTGCGAAAGATTTGTTCGACAGGCAGAACCGAGCGTTGAGAGAGCTCGAAGAAAAGTACAAAGACCTCTATGAAAAGTTCAAATCCTATCTGGATCTGGCACCCGTTGTGATACTCGGCTTGGACACGAATGGAAAGGTTGTGCTCGCGAACAAAAAGGCTTGTGAATTACTCGGACATGAGATGGACGAGATCGTGGGGAAGAACTGGTTCGATAACTTTCTGCCGGATCGTATCAGGGACGAAGTTAGAGATGTCTTTGAAAAGATCAAAAACGGTGAGCTCAAACCGGTTGAGGTCTATGAGAATCCCATCGTCAACAAGAAAAACGAAGAAAGGCTAATTCTCTGGCACAACGGGTATTTGAAAGATGAAAATGGGCACATCCAGGCCATCATAAGCGCTGGCTTGGACGTGACGGAGAAAAGACAACTGGAGAACGAGCTTCAAGAGCAACTGAGCGTCTTCAAAACCTTGACAGATATCTTAGAACATTTGATCAAAAGTGATTTGAACGTCAAAGAAAGGGCAACAATGATTGCGAGAGCCTGTGTAGAACTCTTCGGAGCGCACTCCGCCTGGGTCGGATACGCCGCACCGGACGAAAGCGTCAGGGTCATGGGCAAATATCCAGAGGATGATCCAAGCTTGAAGAACATCATCGCCCGGTGGGACGATAGTCCATACGGACGTGGAGCGGCTGGGAGGTCTATCAAAAGTGGAAATCTCGTCCTGATCGAGGACACTCTCACGGACTCAACGTATGAAGTTTGGAGAGGGAAAGCTAAGCTGTTCGGCATAAGAACAGTCGCAGCGTTTCCTTTGGTGAATGCCAAGCGTGTGTACGGAACTCTCGTAGTACGCAGCGACAAGAGTGGTTTTTTCAACGAAAAGAGGATACAGGCACTTCAACTTTTGGCCAGCGCGGCAGCTTCGGCTTTGGAGAACGCACAACTGTTTGAAGACCTTCAAAGGAGTTTTGAAAAGCTCTCCACACTTCAAATGATAGACAAAGTAATTCTCTTTTCGAATGATTTGACACAAGTTTTAAGAGAAATACTCGATCAAGTCGTTCGAGCTCTGAACGTCGACTCGGCATTTTTGGCCTTGTATAACACAAAGGATCGAAAATTCGAGCAGGTTGCCAAGAAAGGTTTCAAAACGAACGTGCTCGAGGAGACATTGAATGATCTTGTGGCGGGTTTTCTCGATGCCGATGGAGAAAAAAATCTCAAAGAGAGAGATTTGCCCAATGAGCCATCAAGAAAGAAAATCCTTCAAGAAGAGAAATTTCAGTGGTATCACAGCACAGTACTGTTGTTGGAAAATCGTCCTTTGTGTTGCCTGTTCGAAGTTTATCGAAGTGATGTTTTTGAGCCGGACCGAGAGTGGTTGGATTTCTTCACCGCCATCGTCAACCAGATCAAGATAGCGATCGAGCGAATCCTTTTGTTGAGAGATCTTCAGGAGGCAAACACCAAACTGTTGAAGGCGTACGATGAAACCATAGAAGCGTTGGCTCGAGCCATAGACATGAGGGATGCAGAAACTTATGGACACAGTGAAAGAGTGGCAAATCTGACGGTGCAAATCGCGAAAGCCATGGGCATAGAAAAAGAACAATTGATCCACATACGTCGTGGTGCACTGTTGCACGATATAGGAAAGCTCGCCATACCGGATCGAATTCTTTTGAAACCTGGAAAGTTGGATGAAGAAGAATGGAAAATCATGAAAATGCACCCGCTGTACGCTCAAGAGATGCTTTCGAAGATCGAATATCTCAAATCTGCTTTGGACATACCGTTGTACCATCACGAACGCTGGGACGGAAATGGTTATCCGTTCGGTCTGAAAGGTGAAGAAATACCGCTCTCAGCGAGGATCTTCGCGGTTGTGGATGTGTACGATGCGCTCACCAGCGATAGACCTTATCGAAAGGCTTGGACAAAGCAAGAAGCGATCGAATACATTAAGAACCAGAGCGGAAGGCAATTCGATCCAAAAGTTGTGGAAGTGTTCCTGAAGATATTGGAGCAAGGAGCGTGA
- the obgE gene encoding GTPase ObgE: MVLQKEDFVDRVLIHVKAGDGGNGAVSFRREKYVPKGGPDGGDGGDGGFVILRADASLSTLLKFKYQKKFVAQDGQHGRGKKQAGKSGEDLIIDVPVGTVVKDAKSGEIIADLDRHGMMVCVVRGGKGGRGNVHFATSTLRAPRIAESGERGEERWLELELKLLADAGLIGFPNVGKSSLIAAMSNARPKIADYPFTTLIPNLGVVRLNSGMEYVLADIPGLIEGAHKGSGLGNLFLRHIERCSVLVHVIDIACVEGRNFLKDYDTIMEELSKYNIELLKKPQILVANKIDLLEEDELEKRLEKLKQYTNREIVPVSALTRQNIDILKEKIAQFVGESKLKLKMLPAPPFEKPKPFKTKLELKFDFEIVKTKEGFVVKGEQVEAWLNRYSIEHRDALVRFLELLEKNGLSERLKQAGAKDGDTVWIGSYDFEYHE, from the coding sequence ATCGTTCTGCAGAAGGAAGATTTCGTCGATAGAGTTCTAATCCACGTCAAGGCCGGAGACGGTGGAAACGGCGCAGTGAGTTTCAGAAGGGAAAAGTACGTGCCCAAGGGCGGACCAGACGGTGGCGATGGTGGCGACGGTGGCTTTGTGATCCTACGTGCCGACGCCAGCCTTTCTACATTGCTCAAGTTCAAGTACCAGAAGAAGTTCGTCGCACAAGACGGCCAGCACGGTCGTGGCAAAAAACAAGCAGGAAAAAGCGGTGAAGATCTCATCATAGACGTTCCGGTCGGGACGGTCGTGAAGGATGCCAAAAGTGGTGAAATCATCGCTGACTTGGACAGACACGGCATGATGGTCTGTGTTGTGCGGGGCGGTAAGGGTGGCAGGGGCAACGTGCACTTTGCCACGAGCACGCTCAGAGCTCCAAGGATCGCCGAATCGGGTGAGAGGGGCGAAGAGAGATGGCTTGAGCTCGAGTTGAAGTTGCTCGCAGACGCTGGATTGATTGGTTTTCCGAACGTTGGAAAATCTTCCCTGATCGCCGCCATGAGCAACGCCAGGCCCAAGATCGCTGACTATCCTTTCACCACATTGATTCCCAACCTCGGTGTCGTGAGGTTGAACAGCGGTATGGAGTACGTTCTTGCAGACATCCCCGGATTGATCGAAGGCGCGCACAAAGGAAGTGGACTTGGAAATCTGTTCCTGAGGCACATAGAGAGGTGCAGCGTGTTGGTGCACGTGATCGATATAGCCTGTGTGGAAGGCAGAAACTTTCTGAAGGATTACGACACGATAATGGAAGAACTTTCGAAGTACAACATAGAACTTTTGAAAAAGCCACAGATTCTCGTTGCGAACAAGATCGATCTGCTCGAGGAGGATGAGTTAGAGAAAAGGCTTGAAAAATTGAAACAGTACACGAACAGAGAGATCGTCCCCGTGTCTGCCCTGACACGGCAGAACATCGACATCTTGAAGGAAAAGATCGCGCAGTTCGTAGGAGAGAGCAAGCTGAAGTTGAAGATGCTTCCCGCACCACCTTTTGAAAAACCGAAGCCCTTCAAAACTAAACTGGAACTCAAGTTCGACTTTGAGATCGTCAAGACCAAAGAAGGATTCGTCGTGAAGGGTGAACAGGTGGAAGCGTGGTTGAATCGTTATTCGATAGAGCACAGGGACGCCTTGGTTCGCTTTCTGGAACTGCTCGAAAAGAACGGTTTGAGCGAAAGATTGAAACAGGCGGGTGCGAAGGATGGAGATACTGTCTGGATCGGAAGCTACGATTTCGAATACCACGAATAG
- the nadD gene encoding nicotinate (nicotinamide) nucleotide adenylyltransferase, which produces MEILSGSEATISNTTNRIGIFGGTFNPPHVGHLIVAQYALELLELERLYIVPAYRPPHRSNDIAPFELRFDWCVKTFELKNVIVSDYERTRGDISYSLYTVRYFAEQHNCAPYFIVGEDALSYIESWHRYTDLLNSCHFVVYPRYCGKPYHERAKEKLGELFEKIVFLQAPLIEISASEIRERVKQGKSIKGMVVSQIEESVVNHYGKV; this is translated from the coding sequence ATGGAGATACTGTCTGGATCGGAAGCTACGATTTCGAATACCACGAATAGGATCGGCATCTTCGGTGGAACGTTCAACCCACCACACGTGGGACATCTGATCGTTGCGCAGTACGCGTTGGAGCTTTTAGAACTCGAACGACTCTACATCGTTCCTGCTTACAGACCTCCGCACAGATCGAACGACATAGCACCGTTCGAGTTGCGGTTCGACTGGTGCGTCAAGACCTTCGAATTGAAAAACGTCATCGTGAGCGATTATGAAAGAACGCGAGGGGATATCTCCTATTCTCTCTACACCGTGCGTTACTTCGCAGAACAACACAATTGCGCACCGTACTTCATAGTCGGAGAAGACGCCTTGAGTTACATCGAAAGTTGGCACAGATACACAGATTTGCTCAACTCCTGTCATTTCGTCGTTTATCCTCGCTACTGTGGCAAACCTTACCATGAGAGGGCGAAAGAAAAGCTCGGAGAACTCTTCGAAAAGATCGTTTTCCTCCAAGCTCCCCTGATCGAGATCTCGGCCAGCGAGATAAGAGAAAGAGTGAAACAAGGTAAGAGCATCAAAGGCATGGTCGTTTCTCAGATCGAAGAATCTGTGGTGAACCACTATGGAAAGGTTTAG
- a CDS encoding tRNA dihydrouridine synthase — MERFSYPGIVGLAPMAGISNKAFRTVCRLWGAQFSFSEMISAESVLLDLDVVDEMLPFEEENSAVQLYGSDPKKLALAAKKVQHRASWIDLNAACPVKKVIKKNAGAALLKDLERLRDIVVAMKNACEKPITVKIRIGFEKNELEKIMDVLVSAGVDGVEVHGRTAVQMYSGKAQWNLNLERWNVPTAISGDLYTVEDIRRALEISKASAALVARGALRKPWIFHEFFHTKAPTVEQIRDMFLFHARLLKEREGEKSFYKLRQFVAGYTHGFFGGREFRERFMKLEGFDAIESAIREFFNRFLMSVGENTVRDRTNA; from the coding sequence ATGGAAAGGTTTAGCTATCCTGGTATCGTCGGTCTGGCACCCATGGCGGGTATCAGCAACAAAGCTTTTAGAACCGTCTGTCGACTCTGGGGAGCTCAATTCAGTTTCAGCGAGATGATCAGCGCAGAGAGCGTTCTTCTCGATCTTGACGTCGTCGATGAGATGCTTCCTTTCGAAGAAGAAAACTCCGCCGTTCAACTCTATGGGTCTGATCCGAAAAAACTCGCCCTCGCCGCCAAGAAGGTTCAGCACAGAGCCAGCTGGATCGATCTGAACGCGGCCTGTCCTGTGAAAAAAGTGATCAAGAAGAACGCTGGAGCCGCACTGTTGAAAGACCTCGAAAGGCTCAGAGACATAGTCGTGGCCATGAAGAACGCGTGTGAAAAGCCGATCACGGTGAAAATTAGGATCGGTTTTGAAAAGAACGAGCTTGAAAAGATCATGGACGTGCTGGTTTCGGCGGGAGTGGACGGCGTCGAGGTGCATGGAAGGACCGCAGTCCAAATGTACTCTGGAAAGGCACAGTGGAATCTGAATTTGGAAAGGTGGAACGTTCCAACCGCCATCTCTGGAGATCTCTACACAGTTGAGGATATTCGAAGAGCACTCGAGATCTCTAAAGCGAGCGCCGCATTGGTGGCCAGAGGTGCGCTCAGAAAGCCTTGGATCTTTCACGAGTTTTTCCACACCAAAGCACCGACTGTCGAACAGATCAGGGATATGTTCTTGTTCCACGCGAGACTTTTGAAAGAGCGCGAAGGGGAAAAGTCTTTTTACAAGTTGAGACAGTTCGTGGCAGGCTACACCCACGGCTTCTTCGGTGGTCGTGAATTTCGAGAGAGATTCATGAAACTGGAGGGTTTCGACGCGATAGAATCTGCGATTCGCGAGTTTTTTAATCGATTTTTAATGAGCGTGGGCGAGAATACCGTTCGAGATAGAACCAATGCGTGA
- a CDS encoding Do family serine endopeptidase, whose amino-acid sequence MRKAFVMLSVLVALVSSFALVNPDYQSPIVAVVEACAPAVVKVEAVKTVTSPYFDPFIEEFFRRWFGYSPFGGTQRATSIGSGFIFDKEGYILTNEHVVGGASEITVTLLDGSSYKAEYIGGDSELDIAVLKISAQRELPTVPFGDSDRVKIGEWVIAIGNPLGFQHTVTIGVVSATGRRIPKPDGSGYYTNLIQTDAAINPGNSGGPLLNIHGQVIGINTAIINPQQAVNLGFAIPINTVKRFINQLVETGKTQKAYLGVRITTVTNELAKALGLKVNKGALIVQVLEGSPADKAGLKDNDVVVKFDGVDVSSDAELVSLIHSHVPGDIVEIVVNRNGKEIKFVVTLGAASDEQAPSSISAKEFVGLIVDEITPADRETYSIPTSVNGVIVRQNKGSLGLQVGDVIDQVAVSGQRYTIRSLSDWNQAVEKVKKGDFVAIFAVRKNARLVFSFTY is encoded by the coding sequence ATGAGGAAAGCTTTCGTGATGCTGAGCGTGCTCGTGGCGTTGGTTTCAAGCTTTGCGTTGGTTAATCCCGACTATCAAAGTCCCATCGTGGCGGTGGTGGAAGCCTGCGCACCGGCCGTCGTGAAAGTGGAGGCCGTCAAGACCGTCACTTCTCCATACTTCGATCCGTTCATCGAAGAGTTCTTCAGACGTTGGTTCGGTTATTCTCCGTTCGGTGGGACGCAGAGGGCGACGAGCATAGGTTCTGGCTTCATCTTCGACAAGGAAGGTTACATACTGACCAACGAACATGTCGTGGGTGGAGCCTCAGAGATAACGGTGACGCTCCTGGACGGTTCTTCCTACAAAGCTGAGTACATTGGTGGCGATTCGGAACTGGACATAGCCGTGCTGAAGATCAGCGCTCAGAGAGAGTTACCAACTGTGCCATTTGGAGACTCCGACAGGGTGAAGATTGGTGAGTGGGTCATAGCCATAGGGAACCCTCTGGGGTTCCAACACACTGTGACCATCGGTGTTGTGAGTGCGACGGGTAGAAGGATTCCAAAACCTGATGGATCTGGATACTACACCAACTTGATCCAAACCGATGCGGCGATCAACCCAGGCAACAGCGGTGGGCCACTTTTGAACATACACGGTCAGGTGATAGGTATCAACACCGCGATCATCAACCCACAGCAAGCGGTGAACCTCGGCTTCGCCATACCGATCAACACCGTGAAGAGGTTCATCAACCAGCTGGTCGAGACTGGAAAGACTCAGAAAGCCTATCTCGGCGTCAGGATCACCACCGTGACGAACGAGCTCGCCAAAGCACTCGGGCTGAAGGTCAACAAAGGTGCCCTGATCGTACAGGTTTTGGAAGGCTCTCCCGCCGACAAAGCCGGCTTGAAAGACAACGACGTGGTCGTCAAATTCGATGGTGTTGACGTCAGTTCCGACGCCGAACTGGTCTCGCTCATACACAGCCACGTGCCGGGTGACATCGTCGAGATCGTCGTGAACAGGAACGGCAAAGAGATCAAGTTCGTCGTGACGCTGGGCGCCGCTTCGGACGAACAAGCTCCATCGAGCATCTCAGCAAAAGAATTTGTAGGTTTGATCGTCGACGAAATAACCCCCGCCGACAGAGAAACTTATTCTATACCCACCAGCGTGAACGGTGTGATCGTGAGACAGAACAAAGGCTCGCTCGGTTTACAGGTCGGCGACGTGATCGACCAAGTCGCGGTGAGTGGACAACGTTACACGATCAGATCGTTGAGTGACTGGAATCAAGCCGTGGAAAAAGTCAAAAAGGGAGACTTCGTAGCGATCTTCGCCGTTAGAAAGAACGCAAGGTTGGTCTTCAGTTTCACGTACTGA
- a CDS encoding PEGA domain-containing protein → MKRSLIVVLALLVAVMAFADMQLKNIIIVPQPSELEVKVWLNKPEGAVYQVGESLNIYFKANKSCYVLIYNIRTDGKITLLFPNKYDSNNYIAPNVTYKLPISNLYSFKVAPPEGKEFIQIIASTSFIPIIQQLRDLGTKQTFPLLSEDAENYVQKQILPYLSGEWASDITYFYVGRAPRTGVAQLESNPTGAHVYVDGKYIGRTPARVELDEGQHFATFYWQNQVRTETFFVTAGRTVLVTANFIQKTMLNINTTPPGAQIFLDGSFIGVSPIQIEVQPGQHTVLATMPGYSAAQQSFTVAPGETKTINLVLNPEQATLKVFSSPAGASIYVNGQYRGVAPSAGLTLTLAPGTYSVEARLSGYQDASMTVTLNPGETRTITLTLVPRKATLNIFTNPVGASIYVNGNYIGTTRTTGLSVQVDPGTHTIIATMSGYQDTTVTVNVGSGETKRVDITLPPIIRTGFLLIYTNPTNASIYVDGRYVGVAGPTGLRVEVDANVVHRVVASLPDYEDASVEVQVSPNETRTVNLTLEPIVKVGTVSINSSPSNALVYINGYLKGITPLRLDLEYGTYQLVVIKGGYYAEVLTLKVDRKSVSVSVTLRPIQ, encoded by the coding sequence ATGAAAAGATCTTTGATCGTGGTACTCGCATTGTTGGTCGCAGTCATGGCTTTTGCAGACATGCAGCTCAAGAACATAATAATCGTTCCACAACCAAGCGAACTCGAAGTCAAGGTGTGGTTGAACAAGCCAGAGGGTGCGGTGTATCAAGTCGGTGAGTCGCTGAACATCTACTTCAAAGCCAACAAGAGTTGCTACGTCTTGATCTACAACATCCGTACCGACGGCAAGATCACGCTCCTGTTCCCGAACAAATACGATTCGAACAACTACATCGCGCCGAACGTGACTTACAAACTGCCCATATCCAACTTGTACTCCTTCAAGGTCGCCCCACCTGAAGGAAAAGAATTCATCCAGATCATAGCCAGCACGAGCTTTATTCCCATCATTCAACAGCTCAGAGATCTCGGCACAAAACAGACGTTCCCGTTGCTCAGCGAAGATGCGGAAAACTACGTGCAAAAACAGATCTTGCCTTATCTGTCTGGCGAATGGGCCAGCGACATAACTTACTTCTACGTTGGAAGGGCTCCAAGAACCGGCGTCGCACAACTCGAATCCAACCCAACGGGTGCACACGTCTACGTCGATGGAAAGTACATTGGAAGAACTCCTGCAAGGGTTGAACTCGACGAAGGTCAGCACTTTGCGACTTTCTACTGGCAGAACCAAGTACGAACGGAGACCTTCTTTGTCACCGCTGGAAGAACGGTGCTTGTGACGGCTAACTTCATACAGAAGACGATGCTGAACATAAACACCACCCCACCCGGAGCTCAGATATTCCTCGATGGCTCTTTCATAGGCGTGAGCCCGATCCAAATCGAGGTTCAACCGGGTCAACACACCGTTTTGGCAACGATGCCGGGTTATTCCGCTGCACAGCAGAGTTTCACCGTTGCACCGGGTGAGACGAAGACCATCAATCTGGTGTTGAATCCGGAACAAGCGACTTTGAAAGTGTTTTCGAGCCCGGCGGGCGCTTCGATCTACGTCAACGGTCAATACCGAGGTGTTGCGCCTTCAGCTGGATTGACTCTGACACTGGCACCGGGCACTTACAGTGTTGAAGCGAGACTATCGGGTTATCAAGATGCTTCCATGACGGTAACGCTCAATCCAGGCGAGACGAGAACCATAACGCTCACGCTCGTACCACGAAAAGCGACGCTCAACATATTCACCAACCCAGTCGGTGCATCTATTTACGTGAACGGTAACTACATTGGGACCACAAGAACAACTGGTCTTTCTGTGCAGGTCGATCCCGGCACACACACGATCATCGCCACGATGAGTGGCTATCAAGACACGACCGTGACTGTGAACGTTGGATCTGGTGAGACCAAGCGTGTCGATATAACTCTACCACCCATCATCAGAACGGGGTTCTTACTCATCTACACGAACCCCACGAACGCTTCAATATACGTCGATGGCAGATACGTAGGTGTGGCCGGTCCTACAGGATTGAGAGTGGAAGTGGATGCAAACGTGGTGCACAGAGTCGTTGCGAGTTTGCCGGATTACGAGGACGCCTCCGTGGAAGTTCAAGTGTCGCCGAACGAGACAAGAACTGTTAATCTCACGCTCGAGCCGATCGTGAAGGTTGGCACGGTGAGCATCAACAGTTCGCCTTCCAACGCGCTCGTGTACATAAATGGATATCTCAAAGGCATCACACCGCTGAGGTTGGACCTGGAATACGGCACGTACCAACTCGTCGTGATCAAGGGTGGTTACTACGCGGAAGTGCTCACTCTCAAAGTGGACAGAAAGTCCGTCAGTGTGAGCGTGACACTCAGACCGATACAGTGA
- a CDS encoding CBS domain-containing protein: MFVKDIMTTNVVTVSPETTFQEAMEIIRTKGIRRLPVVKNDRVVGIIAEKDLLKASPSQATTLDVWELTTLLGKLTVKQIMKKDVVHVHPNTPIEEAAKIMTDKKIGSLLVMEEERLVGIVTETDIFKVFINMLGAREKGFRYVFKVRNVPGILARILNLMNQCGGDVIAVSTYEKSEEEYSVVIKVKPSLDRENFEKKLLEGVVNVSIIDVRQD, translated from the coding sequence ATGTTCGTGAAGGACATCATGACCACGAACGTCGTCACCGTTTCACCGGAGACGACCTTTCAAGAAGCCATGGAGATCATCAGGACGAAGGGCATCAGAAGACTGCCTGTGGTGAAGAACGATAGAGTCGTCGGTATCATCGCTGAAAAAGACCTGCTGAAAGCTTCCCCCTCACAGGCGACCACGTTGGATGTGTGGGAACTCACCACTCTGCTGGGTAAACTCACAGTCAAGCAGATCATGAAGAAGGATGTGGTTCATGTTCATCCCAACACACCTATAGAAGAGGCGGCGAAGATCATGACGGACAAAAAGATCGGCTCACTCTTGGTGATGGAGGAAGAAAGACTCGTTGGTATCGTCACCGAGACCGACATATTCAAAGTGTTCATCAACATGCTCGGCGCGCGGGAGAAGGGCTTCAGGTACGTCTTCAAGGTTCGAAACGTTCCAGGCATCCTGGCAAGGATTCTGAACCTGATGAACCAATGCGGTGGAGACGTCATAGCCGTGAGCACGTACGAAAAGTCTGAAGAAGAGTACAGCGTCGTGATCAAGGTGAAGCCATCTTTGGACAGAGAAAACTTCGAGAAGAAACTCTTGGAGGGTGTTGTGAACGTTTCCATCATCGATGTGAGACAAGATTGA